The genomic stretch TGCGGTCACCACATCACAGATAGGTATCGCGGACGGTATCGGCCAGCATCGAATCGGGGTCGGGAACCAAATAGACGACGACGAACGGCTCGTCGACGGGATCGAGGACGAACACCTCGTGGGGCTCGTCTTCGACCTCCCGGAGGCGGGCGATCAGCGGGTCGAGAGGCACCGCCCCGGTGCGAATCTCGGTCCAGATATCGCGCGCGCCCGACTGTTCGGCGAAGACGTAGACGGCGCCGTTCGGTTGGTTGTCGGTGCTGTAGGTCGTCTCGCCGAGCATTCCTTCGTCCTGCATCCGGGCGTCCCGACAGAGCTCACGAGCGACCTCGAACAGGTCGGTCACCTCCCGGACGAAGTGGATCCGCGTGGCGGCGCGCAGTTCGAACTCGCCGAGATGGGCCTCTCCATCGTCCCATTCGACTGTGGCCTCGATCAGGTTCCCCGGTTCGAGGTCGCCGCCCGAGACGGCGATCGATTCCGTGCTTTCGGGGTCGACGAGCAGCCACTCCCCGCGGGGATCGGGAAACACTCTGAACGTCCCACTCGTCGTCGGTTGCATACCCACGATAGCCCGTGTGGACCGATAAGCCGACCGAAAGAGTGAGAGCCCGGGCGTGCCCAGCGACCGCATGAAGCAGTCGACGTTCGTGAAGTGGGGACTGCTCGCCTTTGGGCTCGTCCTCTTCACGTTCGTGATCAGGGGATCGACTCGTCTGTTTCTCGGGGACCGAACCGCGACGGTCCTGTCGGCGCCCGTCGGACTGGGCGCGCTCGCCGTGCTCGTCGTCCTGTTCGTGGTGGCGCTCCTCTCGCTTGTCGGCCTGCGACCGATGGAGCGTGACATCGACGAGCGGTAAGTGCTCGACCGCTACCACACGCCATGGACCGACTCGGCGCGGCAGTGGGCGGCCTCGGTTTCGCTGTCTTGATCCTCGGCGGGTTCGTCGCGATCCGCGTCCTGACGCGACTGTTCTACTCGGTCGTTCTCCTGATCGAAACCCTCTCGCTCGCCGCGTTCGCGCTGCTTGTCGGCTACGTCGTCTATCGAATCATTCTCGGTAGCTCGGACGACCCGCGCCGATCGCGCTAACCCTCGATGGTCTCGCAGTCGACCGCCCACTCGGTGTCGCTCTCCTCAGTAAGCGCGTCGTAGAACGCCCGTAAACCCGCCGATTCGGTGGTCGTGGTGACGTGGAGCTCGACACGGTCCTCGTAGCCGACGACGCGAAAGACGGTCCCCAGTTCGCGGTCGTGGACCAGATAGACCGGCGAGGGGAGGTCGAACCAGTCGCCCGCGGTGTAACGCTCGCGTGCGAGCACCCGGCCGAGACGCTCCCCGACGGCCCCGTCCTCGGGGACGAGCGAAAAGACCGTCCCACCCGTGCGCGTGATCCCACCCCCACTATAATCGCACTCGGGGCGGACGGGGATCTCGAAGGCCGGTTCGCCGCTCATGGGTCGAAAACGGCCGCGAGCGCCTTCAATCTGCTGGCATTCGTAATTATATCCCGATATTATTATCGGAACGAAAGAGTTAGAACTACCACGGCTGCAGCGGGATCAGTTACTGATGGGAGATAATACCAATCTCGATAGGACGCGCAAGCTGAGCCGACGACGGTTCTTGGGTGGGGTCGCGGCGGGTGCGGCGCTGCCGCTGGCCACCCAGCCCGTGCTCGGGCAGGGCGAGATCTGTGGGGCACCCGGCGTTGACTGTGGGGCGGTCGCCGAGGGCGCGGATGGAATGGTCGTCTCGGTCAGCCCCGCCGCGAGCGAGGTCGGCGCGCAGGTGCTTCGCGACGGTGGCAACGCCGTCGACGCCGCGGTTGCGGTCCAGTTCGCGCTCAACGTCACCCAACCCCACTCCTCGGGAATCGGCGGCGGCGGGTTCATGCTGTATTACGACGCCGAGAAGGGGGACGTCGAGATCGTCAACAGCCGCGAGCGCGCGCCGGCCGGGGCGGATCCGGAGATGTTCCTTGAGGACGGAGAGCCGATCCCCTTCGACGAGCGCCACACCCACGGGGACGCCGTTGGGGTACCGGGGACCGCGAGCGGACTCCAGCGTGCGGCCACACGCTACGGGTCGCGCCCCATCGGGGAGCTGATCGACCCCGCGATCGCCCTCGCGGAGGGGGCCGAGGTCGACGGCGTCCTGGCCGAGGAGATCGCGGCCAACGAGTGGAAGTTCAATGACGCCGCCCGCGAGGTGTTCCTCGACGAGGAGGGCGAACCGCTCTCGGAGGGCGACACCCTCGAACAGCCGGACCTCGCCGACACCCTTCGACTGCTGCGCGATCGGGGGATCCGCGAGCTCTACGAGGGCGAGATCGCGGAGGCGCTCGCCGAGGCCGTTCAAGAGGAAGGCGGGAGCATGGAGTTTTCGGACCTCTGTCGCTACGAGGCCACCATCGACGAGCCCGTCGAGGGCTGCTATCGCGGTGCGGAGGTCTACTCGATGCCCCCGCCGAGTTCCGGCGGGCTGACCGTGATCCAGATCCTCAACCTGTTGGAGGGGTTCGATCTGGGGACGAACTACGACGTGCGCTCGGGCACGAAGTACCACCTGCTCGCCGAGGCGATGCGCTTGGCCTACGCGGATCGCGGCGAGTACATGGGTGATCCCGAGTTCGTCGACGTCCCCATGGAGGGGCTGCTCGATCCCGAGTACGTTTCCGAGCGCCGCGAACTGATCGGGCCCGACTCGCTCAACGCCGAGCCCCAGCCGGGCGACCCGTGGGCCTACCAGTCCGGCAACGCGGCCTCGATGACTCAAGAGACGCCCCGCGCGCTCGGGCACACGACCCACTTCACGGTCGCCGACTCCGAGGGTAATCTCGCCTCCTATACCACCACGATCGAACAGCTGTTCGGCTCGGGGATCATGGTCCCCGAGTACGGGTTCATGCTCAACAACGAGCTCACCGACTTCGACGCCGAACCCGGCGGCGCGAACCAGGTCCAACCGAACAAACGGCCCCTGTCGAGCATGAGTCCGACGATCATGACTCGGGACGGCGAGCCCTTCATGACCGTCGGCTCACCGGGTGGACCGACGATCATCACGTCGGTCGCTCAAATGATCCTCCATCACCTCGAGTACGGTCTCGAGCCCATCGACGCGATCGATGAACCCAGCATCTACGCGCCCCAGTCGCCGGAGATCACCCTCTGGGAGGAGGCGATTCCCGAGGACGCCCGCGAGGAGGCCGCCACTCTCGGTAACGAGTGGAGCGACGAACCCGGTCCGATCGGCAACGTCAACGTGCTCAGGGCCGAGGACGGCTACGAGGGAGCGGCCGACCAGACCCGCGACGGGCTCGCGGTCGGTCTAGACGACGTCTGATCGGCTCCTCCCCGTGCCCGCCGGACGTTTCTGGAGAGAATCGATCGGACCTGACTAAGTTTCAATATATTATTCATTTTATATAACTAGTCGAACACGGTCGTATCCCGATACATATATATTGTGGCCGAAGTCAATAACATGTATGTCGCGTGATATTGCGTCAGTGGATCGCCGTACGTTCCTGAAGGCCGCGGGTGCCACCGGGGTCATCGGGCTGGCCGGCTGTATCGGAGAGGAGCCCGAGAACGGCGAGGGAGGGAACGGCGGAAACGAGAGCGAAGAGCCCGGCGAGGGCGGGCAGAACGTCGTCTGGGACGCCGGCGGTACCGGCGGGACGTACTACCCGCTGTCGGGTGAGTTCAAGACGATCGTCGAGGACAACACGCCCCACGTCCTCCAGGTCCGTTCGACGGGTGCCAGCGTCGAGAACGTCGGGAGCCTCGCGAACGAGGACGCCGACTTCGCGCTGATCCAGAACGACATCGCCTACTTCGCGGCCAACGGGACGGGCCTCGAGGAGTTCGAGGGGTCCCCAGTCGAGAACCTCCTTGGGGTCGCGACGCTCTATCCCGAGACGATCCACATCATCACCCGCCCCGGCGCGAACATCGGATCGCTTCAGGACATGGAGGGCGCGACCGTCAACACCGGCGACCTCGGGAGCGGAACGCAGGTGAACGCCCTCCAGATACTCGAGAGCGCCGGCCTCTCGCAGGACGACTTCGAGGAGCAGAACACCGGGTTCTCGCAGGCGGCCGATCAGCTGAGCGACAACGACATCGACGCCGCGTTCGTCGTCGGCGGCTGGCCGGTCGGCGCCGTCGAGGAGCTCGCGACCACCACCGACATCCAGATCCTCAACCTCGCTCAGGAGGACCGCCAGGCGGTCCTCGACAGCGCCGAGTGGTTCGCGGAGGACACGATCCCGAGCGGCACCTACCAGGGGATCGACGAGGACGTCGATACCGTCTCCGTCCAGGCGATGATCGCCACCCACGAGGGCGTCGACGAGAGCCTCGTCCAGGACGTCACCTCCGCGATCTTCGACAACACCGACTCGCTCAACACGAAGGCGGACTTCATCTCGGCCGACAGCGCCCTCGATGGCATGTCGATCGATCTCCACCCCGGCGCCCAGGCGTACTTCGACGAACAGGGCGGCAGCGGGAACGAAACCGGTGGCAACGAGAGCGACAACGCCAGCGACGAGAACGGAACGGACAACGCCAGCGGGTAGCGAACTCGCAATCGGCACGGCGACGGCGTTTTCGTTTCGGAACCTCCCAGTACGACGAGTGTGAAACGACTCCAATCGCGTTCAACCGTTCGACTGTTAGTAGTGCTGACTCTCCTCCTTCTCGTCGTTTCGTTGGGCGTCGCGGCGAGCGTGTCGACCACCGAGCGCGTCCTCGTGGTGGCGACCGATGATGGTAAGGTACTGCTTACCGAATCAGTCACCGATGACACCACGGTTCGACTCGAGTACACCCACAGCGTCGAGAAAACGCCCGTCGCCGACGTATATTCCGTCGATGGAACGGTACTTCGAATGACGCACATGGAGTTCAACTCGTACGGTGCAGGCCTCCCCGCTACTGCTCCGGTCGAACGGGCGGCCGATGGCGAAAGCTACGTCTACGAACTGAATCGAACGTACGACCAAATCGTAGTGTCACCCGGAGAACGAGCCGGCCATCGCCTCGTAATCGACGGCGAAGAATACGATCTCGTCGAACGATCCGACGGGCGATCGGTCTCGATTTACGTCACGGAACGCGAAACGCGAGTGATCGACGATGTCATCTAATACGACCCCTGCCGACGAGGACGAATCGGGTCAAGAGGATCCGAACGAGATCTTACAGGAGATCGAGCGCAAACGATCCCTCCGCGGATGGGGTGCGATCGCCGTTGCGACCATCGGGATCGTCTTCTCGCTCTTTCAGGTCTGGATCGCGGCCCGCGGGTTCGTCTTCTACGTCCCGATTCCCTTCACCGGAACCGAATACGAGATCGCCGGGCTCCAGCAGCTCCAGATCAACGCGATCCACGTCGCGTTCGCGCTCGTGCTCGCATTCCTGATGTTTCCGGTGAGTTCGCGCGACGGGTTCGTCTTTCGAACTCTGTCACGCGTTGTCCCCGCCGCCCGCGACCGGCTTGGCGACGATCACGCCGTCACGTCGGCCCTCCGCCGGGTTCGTGGAGGTGTCCGCTGGGCCGCAGCGGATCCGGATCGCGACCGCATCACGCCCGTCGATTACGTGCTTATCGGTCTCGCGCTCCTCTCGCCGATCTACATGATCGGGCAGTTCGACGAGATCCGACAGGCGCGCGTTCGGGGCCTCAGTATCGGTCGGCCGATCGACGAGGTGTACACGTTCCTTGAGGCACCCGTCGCGGCCGTCTCCGCGCTTGGATTCCCGCTCGACGAAACGTCGTATATGTTCATCGTGGGCGTCATTGGCATCCTGCTGGTACTGGAGGCGACGCGTCGGGCGCTGGGGTTCTTCCTCATGTCGCTGGTCTCACTGTTCATCGTCTACGCCCGCTGGGGCTACGTGATTCCGGGTGATGCGCCGCTGATTGGGACGCTCTCGATCGGCGGCGTTGCCTGGGACACGGTCGTCAGCTACCTCTGGTTCACCACCGAGGGGATCTACGGAATCCCAGTCATCGTGAGCGTTCGGTTCATCTACATCTTCATCCTTTTCGGGGCGTTCCTTGAGATGAGCGGGGCGGGCAAGTGGTTCATCGACCTCGCCTACGGGTTGACCGGCACCCGACAGGGCGGTCCGGCGAAGGCCAGCGTCGTCGCGAGCGGCTTCATGGGAATGCTCTCGGGGTCGTCGGTGGCCAACACCGTCACCACCGGTGCCTTCACGATCCCGCTGATGAAGCGTTCCGGCTACTCGCCGGAGTTCGCCGGCGCGGTCGAGTCCTCGGCGTCCTCGGGCGGGCAAGTGCTCCCGCCGGTGATGGGTGCCGCGGCGTTCCTGATCATCGAGTTCACCGGCACGCCGTACTCCGAGGTCATCATCGCCGCGACGCTGCCCGCCATCGCCTTCTTCTTCGGGATGTGGGTAATGGTCCACTTCGAGGCCGTCCGCCAGGACATCGGCGGGATCGCCCGCTCGAACCTGGTCGACATCGGGACGCATCTGAAGTCTGGTTGGTTCTACGTCCTGCCGCTGGTGTTGTTGCTGTACTTCATCATCGGGGCACGCCTCTCGATCGCCCGTGCCGGCTGGTATACGATCATCGTCATCATCGCCCTGGTCGCGGTGCTCGCGGCGTACGACGAGCGAACCCGCGTGCCACTCGTCGGCTCGATCCTCGCGGTTTTCGGGATACAGGCAGTCTCCTACGCCGTCGTCGGTGGTAACGTCTACGACGCCCTCACGGGCGGTACGGGTGCGGGGCTGGCCCCAACCGCCGCCCTCGGGGCTGCCGTCGGCGATATGGGACTCATCATCGTTCTGATCAGCCTGCTGGTCATCCTCGCTCGACCGTCCATGAACGGGCCGCTGCTCGACCTCGATCCTTCGGTCGACGAGGCCGCCGAACGGATCGACGGGTCGATCGGCAACCGGCGGATCGCGACTTCCCAGCCGGGGCGGTTCGTCACCTTCCTCCTTCGATCGCTGGATTCGGGTGCTCGCACCGCGACGACGGTCGTCATCGCGGTCGCTGCCGCAGGCGTGATCCCCGGCATCATCGGCGCAACGGGGCTGGGACCGAACCTGAACGCGCTGATCATCTCGGTCAGCGGCGGATCGCTCCTCGTGCTGATGCTGCTTGCGGGGATCACTGCGATCATCCTGGGGATGGGGATGCCGACGACGGTCATGTACGTCATCCTCGTCTCGATGCTCGGGCCGGCCCTGGAGGACTTCGGCGTCGCGATCCTCGCCGCGCACCTGT from Halalkalicoccus subterraneus encodes the following:
- the ggt gene encoding gamma-glutamyltransferase, with the protein product MGDNTNLDRTRKLSRRRFLGGVAAGAALPLATQPVLGQGEICGAPGVDCGAVAEGADGMVVSVSPAASEVGAQVLRDGGNAVDAAVAVQFALNVTQPHSSGIGGGGFMLYYDAEKGDVEIVNSRERAPAGADPEMFLEDGEPIPFDERHTHGDAVGVPGTASGLQRAATRYGSRPIGELIDPAIALAEGAEVDGVLAEEIAANEWKFNDAAREVFLDEEGEPLSEGDTLEQPDLADTLRLLRDRGIRELYEGEIAEALAEAVQEEGGSMEFSDLCRYEATIDEPVEGCYRGAEVYSMPPPSSGGLTVIQILNLLEGFDLGTNYDVRSGTKYHLLAEAMRLAYADRGEYMGDPEFVDVPMEGLLDPEYVSERRELIGPDSLNAEPQPGDPWAYQSGNAASMTQETPRALGHTTHFTVADSEGNLASYTTTIEQLFGSGIMVPEYGFMLNNELTDFDAEPGGANQVQPNKRPLSSMSPTIMTRDGEPFMTVGSPGGPTIITSVAQMILHHLEYGLEPIDAIDEPSIYAPQSPEITLWEEAIPEDAREEAATLGNEWSDEPGPIGNVNVLRAEDGYEGAADQTRDGLAVGLDDV
- a CDS encoding TAXI family TRAP transporter solute-binding subunit, whose product is MSRDIASVDRRTFLKAAGATGVIGLAGCIGEEPENGEGGNGGNESEEPGEGGQNVVWDAGGTGGTYYPLSGEFKTIVEDNTPHVLQVRSTGASVENVGSLANEDADFALIQNDIAYFAANGTGLEEFEGSPVENLLGVATLYPETIHIITRPGANIGSLQDMEGATVNTGDLGSGTQVNALQILESAGLSQDDFEEQNTGFSQAADQLSDNDIDAAFVVGGWPVGAVEELATTTDIQILNLAQEDRQAVLDSAEWFAEDTIPSGTYQGIDEDVDTVSVQAMIATHEGVDESLVQDVTSAIFDNTDSLNTKADFISADSALDGMSIDLHPGAQAYFDEQGGSGNETGGNESDNASDENGTDNASG
- a CDS encoding TRAP transporter permease; this translates as MSSNTTPADEDESGQEDPNEILQEIERKRSLRGWGAIAVATIGIVFSLFQVWIAARGFVFYVPIPFTGTEYEIAGLQQLQINAIHVAFALVLAFLMFPVSSRDGFVFRTLSRVVPAARDRLGDDHAVTSALRRVRGGVRWAAADPDRDRITPVDYVLIGLALLSPIYMIGQFDEIRQARVRGLSIGRPIDEVYTFLEAPVAAVSALGFPLDETSYMFIVGVIGILLVLEATRRALGFFLMSLVSLFIVYARWGYVIPGDAPLIGTLSIGGVAWDTVVSYLWFTTEGIYGIPVIVSVRFIYIFILFGAFLEMSGAGKWFIDLAYGLTGTRQGGPAKASVVASGFMGMLSGSSVANTVTTGAFTIPLMKRSGYSPEFAGAVESSASSGGQVLPPVMGAAAFLIIEFTGTPYSEVIIAATLPAIAFFFGMWVMVHFEAVRQDIGGIARSNLVDIGTHLKSGWFYVLPLVLLLYFIIGARLSIARAGWYTIIVIIALVAVLAAYDERTRVPLVGSILAVFGIQAVSYAVVGGNVYDALTGGTGAGLAPTAALGAAVGDMGLIIVLISLLVILARPSMNGPLLDLDPSVDEAAERIDGSIGNRRIATSQPGRFVTFLLRSLDSGARTATTVVIAVAAAGVIPGIIGATGLGPNLNALIISVSGGSLLVLMLLAGITAIILGMGMPTTVMYVILVSMLGPALEDFGVAILAAHLFILYFGLMADVTPPVAVAAYAAAGIAKADEFSTGVTAFMLSLNKILVPFAFVLSPGILLLRTTDGEVSTIGTADILDLGFFVPEVVIPIVGMFAGVYALGIGIIGYYTEEVSDIDRTLFSLSSIAMMAPGLVLLTIQGIGRAMGVWLVLDTMTLDFALRGAGAVLLVALMFRNRGGVEEDERPTAGTTSAE
- a CDS encoding DUF1850 domain-containing protein, with product MLTLLLLVVSLGVAASVSTTERVLVVATDDGKVLLTESVTDDTTVRLEYTHSVEKTPVADVYSVDGTVLRMTHMEFNSYGAGLPATAPVERAADGESYVYELNRTYDQIVVSPGERAGHRLVIDGEEYDLVERSDGRSVSIYVTERETRVIDDVI
- a CDS encoding DUF6663 family protein; the encoded protein is MQPTTSGTFRVFPDPRGEWLLVDPESTESIAVSGGDLEPGNLIEATVEWDDGEAHLGEFELRAATRIHFVREVTDLFEVARELCRDARMQDEGMLGETTYSTDNQPNGAVYVFAEQSGARDIWTEIRTGAVPLDPLIARLREVEDEPHEVFVLDPVDEPFVVVYLVPDPDSMLADTVRDTYL